The Salvelinus fontinalis isolate EN_2023a chromosome 24, ASM2944872v1, whole genome shotgun sequence genome has a segment encoding these proteins:
- the LOC129821944 gene encoding uncharacterized protein LOC129821944 gives MSDHSLLCHTAGRVRSSSRGGHPLGQPVRSSSRGGQPVGQPVRSSSRGGQPVGQPVRSSSRGGHPVEQPVRSSSRGGHPVGQPVRSSSRGGHPVGQPVRSSSRGGHPVGQPVRSSSRGGHPVGQPVRSSSRGGHPVGQPVRSSSRGGHPVGQPVRSRENGAQRHVFNCSQPIPLKLAPLTPMAQRLRPLFREHKRLTK, from the coding sequence ATGTCCGACCACTCCCTTCTGTGCCATACCGCGGGCAGAGTGAGGAGCAGCAGCCGTGGGGGACATCCGTTGGGACAGCCAGTGAGGAGCAGCAGCCGTGGGGGACAGCCGGTGGGACAGCCAGTGAGGAGCAGCAGCCGTGGGGGACAGCCGGTGGGACAGCCAGTGAGGAGCAGCAGCCGTGGGGGACATCCGGTGGAACAGCCAGTGAGGAGCAGCAGCCGTGGGGGACATCCGGTGGGACAGCCAGTGAGGAGCAGCAGCCGTGGGGGACATCCGGTGGGACAGCCAGTGAGGAGCAGCAGCCGTGGGGGACATCCGGTGGGACAGCCAGTGAGGAGCAGCAGCCGTGGGGGACATCCGGTGGGACAGCCAGTGAGGAGCAGCAGCCGTGGGGGACATCCGGTGGGACAGCCAGTGAGGAGCAGCAGCCGTGGGGGACATCCGGTGGGACAGCCAGTGAGGAGCAGAGAAAATGGAGCGCAGCGCCACGTCTTCAACTGCTCCCAACCCATCCCCCTCAAACTCGCTCCCCTCACCCCAATGGCCCAGAGACTGCGGCCATTGTTTCGGGAGCACAAAAGACTCACAAAGTGA
- the LOC129821943 gene encoding uncharacterized protein LOC129821943, translating to MPVEVPLSAGSHGQHCPCSTGSDIMSEEDERRVATQSVNSPLRLDLILEHTEPLLSESQFLPLLDINEEPQDCLPLGNCLIQDGSLSLDGCVQLERKWVLWHEFMKECSSLGDWLQLAEKSADSPRSAHVLFVTAKEELKKFESLRTQAGARLVQLDSLTLRNRTLTRLFDGAMRSRLLGMAKDCGQRWDRLHGTIESVCRRLKHCVSQREEFDGQREEMAVWLADMDLRLTEVEHFSGRDTCDKMRELQSFQEAVGENAGRLNCLLERGEALIQRSEPEDAQDIEAGLQELLLYCAQVFEGVGHLYTRLLSMRLVYEDDWVLTQASDSGCPSEILLEQDGVFEKGSAPDQRNPTNLDHMVLEWDPSVDIGGHVSQYDAGLSYFSAHTNREKPLARDGVKRRSYLSSIGSQSDLNNSAAEDMSLERRFEYAGPEVFSPPTTQSVRDDRPLLSGCWMTSTPDGPSPEPVTFDPARISAWLGQTHGHTVPSRVPSVQQRRACSKAVQTDSTGKSPEEELHCNASWEVVHSEQLPNECPDRQTQCSSWPLGALKTLRSLVFLVVLLAVFLALLVWPTTLLMDLECHRSNSFARTFQLALSYVNGPPPT from the exons ATGCCTGTGGAGGTGCCACTCTCAGCCGGTAGTCATGGACAACATTGTCCCTGCAGCACAGGAAGTGACATAATGTCGGAAGAGGATGAACGTCGAGTCGCTACCCAGTCTGTGAACAGCCCCTTGCGATTGGACCTGATCCTAGAGCACACTGAGCCCCTACTTTCCGAGTCCCAATTCCTGCCTCTACTAGATATCAATGAGGAGCCCCAAGACTGTCTGCCACTGGGAAACTGCTTGATCCAAGATGGAAGCCTGTCTCTGGATGgatgtgtcca GTTGGAAAGAAAATGGGTGCTATGGCATGAGTTCATGAAGGAGTGCTCCTCTCTCGGCGACTGGCTCCAATTGGCTGAGAAGTCTGCCGACTCCCCGAGATCTGCCCATGTGCTCTTTGTCACTGCCAAGGAGGAGCTCAAGAAATTTGAG AGCCTGAGGACCCAGGCTGGGGCTCGGCTGGTGCAGCTGGACAGTCTGACCCTTAGGAACAGGACCCTGACCAGGCTCTTTGATGGGGCCATGCGGTCACGCCTGCTGGGCATGGCCAAGGACTGTGGTCAGCGCTGGGACCGCCTACATGGAACCATTGAGAGTGTCTGCCGCAGACTCAAG CACTGTGTGTCCCAGCGCGAGGAGTTTGATGGCCAGAGGGAGGAGATGGCTGTGTGGCTTGCTGACATGGACCTTAGGCTGACCGAGGTGGAGCACTTCTCTGGAAGGGACACCTGTGACAAGATGCGGGAGCTGCAG AGCTTCCAGGAGGCAGTGGGGGAGAATGCGGGGCGTCTGAATTGTCTCCTGGAGCGGGGTGAGGCGCTAATCCAGAGGAGCGAGCCAGAGGACGCCCAAGATATCGAGGCGGGGCTGCAGGAGCTGCTGCTCTACTGTGCCCAAGTTTTTGAGGGAGTGGGCCATCTGTACACACGCCTGCTCAGCATGAGACTG GTGTATGAGGATGACTGGGTACTGACTCAAGCCTCTGACTCTGGCTGTCCGTCTGAGATCCTGTTGGAGCAGGATGGTGTGTTTGAGAAGGGCAGTGCCCCAGACCAGCGGAACCCCACCAACCTGGACCACATGGTGCTGGAGTGGGACCCCTCCGTCGACATCGGGGGCCACGTCTCCCAATACGACGCTGGCTTGTCATATTTCAGCGCCCACACAA ATCGAGAGAAGCCATTGGCAAGAGATGGTGTGAAGAGGCGGAGTTACCTCAGCTCCATAGGCTCTCAGTCTGATCTAAATAACAGCGCAGCAGAGGACATG AGTCTGGAGAGGAGGTTTGAGTATGCAGGTCCAGAGGTGTTCTCACCTCCCACAACCCAGAGTGTCAGAGATGACAGACCTCTTCTCTCTGGCTGCTGGATGACCTCCACGCCCGACGGACCCTCCCCGGAGCCTGTGACCTTTGACCCTGCTCGCATCAGCGCTTGGCTGGGACAGACGCATGGACACACCGTCCCCTCTAGGGTCCCCTCGGTCCAACAGCGCAGAGCCTGCTCCAAGGCAGTCCAGACCGACAGTACTGGGAAG TCTCCAGAGGAAGAGCTGCACTGCAATGCCTCATGGGAGGTGGTCCATAGTGAGCAACT GCCAAATGAGTGCCCTGACAGACAAACCCAGTGCAGCTCGTGGCCCCTGGGGGCACTAAAGACTCTGAGAAGCCTAGTGTTCCTGGTCGTCCTGCTGGCTGTGTTCCTAGCCCTGCTGGTCTGGCCCACAACACTCCTCATGGACTTAGAGTGCCACCGCTCCAACTCCTTTGCCCGCACCTTCCAACTGGCCCTGAGCTACGTCAACGGGCCCCCGCCAACCTGA